Sequence from the candidate division WOR-3 bacterium genome:
CGCAATACATCGAATGCGAGGAACTGTGGTTCCTATGTTCGGTAATATGCCACGATGCAGGTCCCTGGAATGTCCATAAAGAATCACCGTTTTCAAAACCATCGTTAAAAAGTACCCCGCCGATTCCTATGCTGCCTGAACCTTCGTAATGGTAACCTCCGTGGGAATGTCCCAGGAGATTCATTTCAACAAAAGAAGGTGTGGGAATGCTTTCAGAGACGTGTACCGTGAAAGCGCTGTCAAGAGTCAAAGTATCGAAAGGGTTTATGAGGTTAGACTGTTCGAAAGAGTCGATCAGCGTTATATACGGATCGGCGCACAAAAGGTTTATCTCGAGTGATGAAATACTTCCGCTGCCTGTGTTGCATATCTTAAAAGACATGGAAAAATCGTCTCCGGGCTCAATCAATTCAGGCCCCATCGCGGAAATCAAAACCAACTCAGATCCGTTTACTGTCAATGAAATTGTGCTCTCCCAGACGCTGTCATTTTGATCCCAACAGGTAAAAGTGAAAGGAACAACGTAAAGGTCCGGGATTGAATCATGAAATGTCACCGAAAAGCCCGACGAAGAAGACGCGGTGTCGTGAGGATTGATACTGCCGAATTCGACGGTGTCCATTCCAACAGTGGCTGAAGAATCAAGTGAAACAAGAACAGCTTTTACCCCGTTGGCGGTATTCTGACCATGGTTTACAACCGATGGATAAGCCGAATATGTGAAGCCCGAGTTTATCTGCCCGTTGTCGAGGCCTCCAGTTATGGTGTCGAAATCGACTATCGTGACAAAAGCGCTTTGGGAATAGACGCACAAAGTGTCTTGGTAGTATATGCAGTCATGTGCGTAAACAGTTAGACACATGTCATCTGCAGAGCTTATGTTGTAGTCTATAGTGGCGTTTCCCGAAGCGTCGGTAAATGCCCTTGCAAAAACCGATGAATCCGTCAAACCTGTGATACAGCAGACAGCGCCTTCAAGGGGAAGTCCGCCTGTCTGGACGTTGACTGAAAATTGATGGTTTCCCAATTGAATACTGTCTTCATGCAGAGCGGTGATTGTATCAGGTTCTGAAAAATAGATCTGAGTTTCAGGGTCGCCCAAAAGGTTTAGTTCGTTTATGCACCAGTGGTATGAGCTGTCCATGATGGGAATGCAGTTGTCTTTGCCGACTCCGTGTCCTCTTCCTATGTTGTATAGGCTGTCCCTGAAAACTTTTCTTGCAGTCCATATATTCAGCCAGTCCGAAGGTCCCATACCGTTGCCTTCAACCGGGAGTCCCGGCAGAATTCCGTCGCCTATGCCGTACCTCGCGTTGAGCATCAGAGCTATGGATCCTCCGTTGGGCGCGTTGAAAATGTATTCAGCCAGGCATTCGTAATTGTCGAACCATCCGGGCATGCAGGCACAAGAATGGAACACAAAAAGTTTCATGCCGTTTGAAAGGGATGAAATCATAGAACTGACGAGCATTTGGGAAGGGTAACCATACCAGTAAACTCCATCCTGGTTTCCGTGGGCGGCTACGTGCACCCAATGATAACCGTTGTTAAGGGAATCAAGAAAACCGTCGGGGTGGCCGGAGTGGTTTTCGTAGAGTTTTGTGTGAGACCAGTGCAAGGGAAGGCAATTTTCAGCGATCGTATCGCAAATCAGGCTGCCGAAGATGTTGGAGTCAGGCCAGAGCCCAGCGCCTCCTTGTAGTGATTTTTCTAGATAGCCCATAGAGGGGGTTTGCTCGTATGTGAGAAGTTTTGTTATCCAGTTTTCGGCTTCTGTGGTTGAGTTTACGGGAAACCTTCCGACGTAGACGTCGCTGTACCAGTCGCAGGAATCCTGTATGAATTCACCGTATACATGATTGCCGTTGGCGTCCCAGTTCTTGTCGTAGGGAACAACGTCGGAAAAATAGAGATCCGAAGGCATGTCTGTCGAGATTTGGAAAAAAGCGACTTCGGAATGGATGAACCTCGCCCCCAGATTATCATTATCTCCTGCCAAGACAAGATAAATCAGGCCGTGGTTCTGATGGTAGTCCTTTACGAAATTTCTTATCTTCTCCATGTCGTCGTTGCCCTGGTAATGGCTGGAAATCCACTCTAAGCTGAATATTTTCGAGGGAATTCCTTTCTGGTTTTTCCACCGGATCAGCGGCTCAAAGCTCTGAACCAGTTCTTCCGGCGCTACTATTACGTATTCGACTTCTCCGTCTCTCGCTTCTTTCACGAGGGGGGTATTGAAACAAACATCCTGATTGTTGATAACCAGCCCCTCTACGTCCTGCGAAAATACTTCGATTTGACCTTGGGTAAGAAAAACCGGAGAAGACATACCTTCGGCGTATTCTACGACAAGAGTGGCTTTTTTCAGGAACTGAAGTTCTTTTGTGACAGGGTTATAGCGAAAAGGCGTGTAAACAACACCGGCTATTTGAAAACCCGATTTACTTCCCGTGCTGAATGAAAGGACGGGATTTTCGGGATAAAAAGAGTTCTCTTCGTAAACAACACTCGATGGCCCTACAAAGGATGGATTTAAGCTCAGGGGAACATCGGGCTGTCTTGGCAAGATGTCATAATTTCCCAGGACACTCCATTCCTGATCTTCAAGTACGGCTGATATGACGTGAGCGCCTGAAGGCAAGCTGAATCTCATGGTTTCTCCGGGTAAATCCGGGTGTCCAGTAGGCATTACAGAATTGCCTGAATAAATTATGACGTCGCCATACACCGAAGAAACTACGTCAAAATCACTAAAGGAATTCTCAATCTGCCAGTTTATATTACCTGACGTGATATAAGTGGGTAAAACAAAAGCGATGAAAACAAAAATGCAAGCTTTCATTTGTAAATCCTTGTTGAGACTTTCTACGATATTAGTATTAAATAATCAAACCAAGCAAAAGTAAATATAAATGTCGCTGGAAAATGATTTTGTCACAAAATCAAATATATTATACAAAAAGTAAAGTATAGAATCCGGGAGTGAAAATTGACGAGAAAAGAAAAATTGTTCAAGAGAGACCATATATTGTATTCGGTGGATCACATTCTTAATGAAAGGGCTTTAAAAACCTCTCAATGGAGAAGATCGCAGTTCAATCAGAATTCACACGTCAGACCATATACGCCTATTTCAAAAACAGAGAAGAACTTTTACTGATACTGTTCTTGAAAGAAAGCCTTAAAAGATGGGTATATCTTGAAAAAGCGACGGAAGACTGGGATACAAGCGTTAAAAAACTTGAGATGTTTGGAATGTCGTATTGGGAATATTACAGGAAAATTCCCAACTATCTCGATCTTGCTTTATACTACGACAATTACGGAATCCCATATAAATCGATGAGAAAGGCAATTTTAAAGGAATTCTACGAACCAAACATCAGAGCTAAAACTTTTTTTCACAACATTTTTATTCAAGGCCAAAAAGACGGAAGCATAAGGGATGACATTAACGTAGAATTTTCCTTGAGTTATTTCTGCATTTCTCTTCGCGCGGTTCTGAAAGAAGTTATATATCTTAAATATATGAAAAAAGAGTACTTCTTTTAATTTGTAAAAATACTGGTCCAAGGATTTTCGGCAAAGTAAGACGATCGGAAAAATTGTAAAATCCCGGGGCTATGAGGGAAGAAGGTCAACGGGTATTTTCACAAGACGCAGAAGAGCGCGGGAAAACCATCCTCTTCTCGGTATAGGACGTTTTTTAGATTAAACCACGGGATCTGTTTCTCATCCTCCGTCGATTGAGAGGATACGGTTTCCAATACCTGTTTTTACATAGTAAACCGTGAAATACCCATTTTTCAGTATGTCGGCCTGTTCCTGTGATAGTAGAAAATTTACCCCTTCAATTTTTATCTGTGTGAAGCCTCTTTTTCTGATTGATAGCATGGATGTCTGCGCTGAACCGCTGATGATTGATATTTTGCCCTCCCGCAGATTTTTGTTTTTAATGTAATAAGCAGTCATTGGAATAATAAGTATCGGGATGTAGATTAAAAAGGGCCACAATTTCGATAGGTCTAAGTACTGGAGCCCGGTTTTATTGTAATAAATTAGACCTGACAATCCGACGATGAATAGGGCTATGAGCATGGACGTGATCTGCCTCTGGTTTGTCGACTTGTTAAGCGATTCTATTCGTTTTTTCTGTTCGTCTGAAAGGAGTCCGTTCCGGTTGGTGTAGAGATCATCTGCGGTGAAGTTAAAGGCTGTCTCCAGAAGTCTCGATGTTTCTCTTGACAAAACCTAAACCCCGGTAAATCG
This genomic interval carries:
- a CDS encoding TetR/AcrR family transcriptional regulator yields the protein MEKIAVQSEFTRQTIYAYFKNREELLLILFLKESLKRWVYLEKATEDWDTSVKKLEMFGMSYWEYYRKIPNYLDLALYYDNYGIPYKSMRKAILKEFYEPNIRAKTFFHNIFIQGQKDGSIRDDINVEFSLSYFCISLRAVLKEVIYLKYMKKEYFF